Proteins from one Robertmurraya sp. FSL R5-0851 genomic window:
- a CDS encoding DUF1405 domain-containing protein, producing MTELYLFNHLLGKKWFIWALFIINILGTVYGYIWYKYQLVETPAKFIIFVPDSPTASLFFVFVLGAFLLKRNWPLFEALAIVTLFKYGVWAVVMNILTLKVTGNLHWTGYMLIVSHAAMAIQGLLYAPFYRFKLWHLAIAAVWTLHNDVIDYVFSMMPWYGVLGNYMPQIGYFTFWLSVISIAIAYLAGRIQKKELSL from the coding sequence ATGACAGAATTGTATTTATTTAATCATTTATTAGGAAAAAAATGGTTTATCTGGGCTTTGTTTATTATTAATATATTGGGAACAGTTTATGGTTATATTTGGTACAAGTATCAACTAGTTGAAACCCCAGCTAAATTTATCATTTTTGTCCCTGACAGCCCAACTGCTAGTTTGTTCTTTGTATTTGTATTGGGAGCATTCCTTCTTAAAAGGAATTGGCCACTCTTTGAAGCGTTAGCCATAGTTACCCTGTTTAAGTATGGGGTATGGGCTGTTGTCATGAATATACTTACATTAAAAGTAACAGGCAACCTTCACTGGACAGGATATATGTTGATCGTTTCTCATGCTGCAATGGCCATACAAGGACTATTGTATGCGCCTTTTTATCGATTTAAATTATGGCACTTAGCTATTGCAGCTGTTTGGACGCTTCATAATGATGTGATAGACTATGTTTTCTCTATGATGCCATGGTATGGAGTATTAGGAAATTACATGCCTCAAATAGGTTATTTTACGTTTTGGTTAAGCGTTATATCAATTGCCATTGCTTATTTAGCTGGAAGGATTCAAAAGAAAGAATTATCACTATAG
- a CDS encoding IS110 family transposase yields MNFKQNQKINQVTEKTLVVGIDIAKRTHYACFVDDRGRVLRKSFSVSQSRDGFELFYQCVLSEMKEQEKTEVIVGIEPTGHYWLNLAYFLEERGIPLVMANPMHVKRSKELDDNLPTKHDRKDALVIARLIKDGRFSYPRILKDMEAELRVGATFRSKLTEELGAVKNMMIRWLDRYFPEFTQVFPSFGKMAMAVLECTPFPSDLHQKQPDEVLTLYRQVEGLKSPQRPKAMRLIEVAANSIGVTEGREMARIEIATLVRRYHQLEQDIESITQHLVELTQTSVEYEWLSTVQALGDITIVDLLAEIGSFSHYRDPRQIIKLAGLTLRENSSGQHKGQKRISKRGRRRLRALLFRVMMPMIRHNEAFRKLHEYYTSRKDNPLRKKQSIVVLCGKLLKVLHGICTKHKAFDAQRMMKDIPSLAEAM; encoded by the coding sequence ATGAATTTTAAACAAAACCAGAAGATAAATCAAGTCACCGAAAAAACACTTGTTGTTGGAATCGACATTGCCAAACGTACACATTACGCATGCTTTGTGGATGATCGTGGACGGGTGCTCCGAAAGTCATTCTCTGTTTCTCAATCTCGAGATGGGTTTGAGCTTTTCTATCAATGTGTTCTAAGTGAAATGAAAGAACAAGAGAAAACGGAAGTTATCGTCGGGATTGAACCTACTGGCCATTACTGGCTCAATTTAGCCTATTTTCTAGAAGAACGAGGCATCCCCCTAGTTATGGCCAACCCTATGCACGTCAAGCGATCAAAAGAGTTAGACGACAATCTACCAACCAAACATGATCGTAAAGATGCGCTAGTAATCGCTCGTCTTATAAAAGATGGACGCTTCAGTTATCCACGTATATTGAAAGACATGGAAGCCGAACTCCGTGTGGGCGCAACCTTTAGAAGTAAGTTGACAGAGGAACTTGGAGCTGTCAAAAATATGATGATTCGCTGGTTAGATCGCTATTTTCCTGAGTTTACCCAGGTGTTTCCGTCATTCGGAAAAATGGCTATGGCTGTACTTGAATGTACCCCATTTCCAAGTGATCTTCATCAGAAACAACCCGATGAAGTTTTAACTCTTTATCGTCAGGTTGAGGGACTCAAATCCCCCCAGAGACCGAAAGCAATGCGTCTCATTGAAGTCGCTGCTAACTCCATAGGAGTAACAGAGGGACGTGAGATGGCCCGTATTGAAATCGCCACACTCGTTCGCCGTTACCACCAGTTGGAACAAGATATTGAAAGTATTACACAGCACTTAGTTGAACTTACACAAACATCCGTAGAGTACGAATGGCTCTCAACGGTTCAAGCACTTGGAGATATCACAATTGTCGATTTATTAGCTGAAATCGGTAGCTTTTCACACTATAGAGATCCACGCCAAATCATTAAACTTGCGGGACTAACATTACGTGAAAATTCCTCTGGGCAGCATAAAGGACAAAAACGCATTTCCAAAAGAGGCAGAAGAAGGCTTCGCGCCCTCCTTTTCCGGGTAATGATGCCGATGATTCGCCATAATGAAGCCTTTAGAAAACTACATGAGTATTACACAAGCCGTAAGGATAATCCGTTACGCAAGAAGCAATCTATCGTGGTACTATGCGGAAAACTATTAAAAGTGTTACATGGAATATGTACAAAGCACAAAGCGTTTGACGCTCAGCGAATGATGAAGGATATTCCTAGTCTCGCAGAGGCTATGTAA
- a CDS encoding copper resistance protein CopC yields the protein MSFFIKEIGKVSLLFIFIFSIFPESFAQAHSSLVKTLPEGEEVLKESPQTIEVWFLDPVVLHSNTITLMGSSGNRVAFENAYIDPKDPTHIIGNVPDTLPADRYTANINVIALDGDILTETFSFKVLREEPKKPESLKLVKHSPVDGQILNGKPNKIDLWFTHSAELTAIGVFDRTQQSIKLKEPYKDPEDPAHIIVEFDEPLEDGTYQVTWYASSSEEELSNQLEIVDVFYFAVNEFTSIEDGSIGTMIQTSWFPDLDLKQFGYWFIFLGLSILFGSNFFIHLVSKEVKEYKRWKRISLGLIFMTTMGASFLIRQQRIEMADLPLLEFFSLQYIWIPVVQIVLLLLGFMVKKLEFLAFGIALLMGPFVMGHASYPRYGGFLTIMVNILHLVAASIWLGGLFALLTMAKRNEFGELLKKVGTSFSKWAFWSLLVIILTGFIMTIQYVPSFSFESFIKSQWGKAVIIKIGLTLLIVFIGFLQRNTLQKLAAALVNKFYRRGIIEILYGVFLLLFASILVVSTPSAAERGIYPLKSSYEQELKVDISPLKEGLNVLTLDFKKEIDMENVKINISMPPENDIEYDAFKIKEGTFKITGNILHGAGSLLMKVEAKEPNGDIRKYEYTIVVPGERMGKE from the coding sequence GTGAGTTTTTTTATTAAGGAAATAGGAAAAGTTAGTCTCCTATTCATTTTCATATTCTCTATATTTCCAGAAAGTTTTGCTCAAGCTCACTCATCGCTAGTTAAAACGCTACCGGAAGGTGAAGAGGTATTAAAAGAAAGTCCTCAAACCATTGAAGTTTGGTTTCTTGACCCTGTTGTATTACATTCAAACACAATAACATTGATGGGGTCTTCGGGTAACCGAGTAGCGTTTGAAAATGCTTATATCGATCCCAAAGATCCAACCCATATTATCGGGAATGTTCCAGATACTTTACCTGCTGACAGATACACAGCAAACATTAATGTTATTGCTTTAGATGGCGATATCTTAACAGAAACGTTTAGTTTCAAAGTTTTAAGAGAAGAGCCCAAGAAGCCAGAGTCTTTAAAATTAGTGAAACATTCTCCGGTTGATGGCCAGATATTGAACGGTAAACCTAATAAGATTGATTTATGGTTTACCCACAGTGCAGAATTAACAGCAATCGGTGTTTTTGATAGGACTCAGCAATCAATAAAACTAAAGGAGCCTTATAAAGACCCTGAAGATCCAGCTCACATAATTGTTGAATTTGATGAACCACTTGAAGACGGAACATATCAAGTCACCTGGTATGCAAGCTCAAGTGAAGAGGAACTAAGCAATCAATTAGAAATTGTAGATGTCTTCTATTTTGCAGTCAATGAATTTACATCTATTGAAGATGGCAGCATTGGGACAATGATACAAACATCTTGGTTTCCTGATTTGGACTTAAAACAGTTTGGCTATTGGTTTATCTTTCTAGGATTATCCATCCTGTTTGGTTCCAATTTTTTTATTCATCTGGTTTCAAAGGAAGTAAAAGAGTATAAACGATGGAAACGAATTTCATTGGGATTAATCTTCATGACCACTATGGGAGCTAGTTTTTTAATTCGTCAGCAAAGAATAGAAATGGCAGACCTCCCTTTGCTAGAGTTTTTCTCTTTACAGTATATTTGGATTCCGGTTGTTCAAATCGTTCTTCTTTTGTTAGGCTTTATGGTTAAGAAGCTAGAATTTCTCGCTTTTGGAATTGCTTTACTTATGGGTCCATTTGTAATGGGACATGCCTCTTATCCCCGATACGGTGGATTTTTAACTATAATGGTAAATATCTTGCATCTGGTTGCCGCTTCTATATGGCTAGGAGGTTTATTTGCTTTACTCACCATGGCCAAAAGAAATGAATTTGGAGAACTACTAAAAAAGGTTGGAACAAGTTTCTCAAAATGGGCATTCTGGAGTTTGCTTGTTATCATCTTGACCGGCTTTATCATGACTATCCAGTATGTTCCATCTTTTTCCTTCGAAAGTTTTATAAAAAGTCAATGGGGAAAAGCTGTAATCATTAAAATTGGATTAACCCTACTTATTGTATTTATAGGATTTTTACAGAGAAATACACTTCAAAAGTTAGCCGCCGCTCTCGTAAATAAATTTTATAGACGGGGGATTATCGAAATTTTGTACGGCGTATTTCTTCTACTATTTGCTTCTATTTTAGTTGTTTCAACTCCTAGTGCGGCGGAACGGGGGATATATCCACTAAAAAGCTCGTACGAACAGGAATTAAAAGTTGATATATCTCCTTTAAAGGAAGGACTGAATGTGTTAACACTAGATTTTAAGAAAGAAATCGATATGGAGAATGTGAAAATAAATATTTCTATGCCTCCAGAAAATGATATAGAATATGATGCATTTAAAATAAAGGAAGGAACGTTTAAAATAACAGGAAATATTCTACATGGAGCGGGCTCTTTATTGATGAAAGTTGAAGCAAAGGAGCCAAATGGAGACATTCGTAAGTATGAATATACCATTGTTGTTCCTGGTGAAAGAATGGGCAAGGAGTAA
- a CDS encoding IS4 family transposase, with translation MDKITRKTSFGQWFSPINIQLFEEQVKTMKLDYYTKKLTTESFLKLLLFAQLEEIESLHALGDCLFDDQLQKGIDLDSISISQLSRRLNGMNPDLFQRLFLDLVVQIHAKTHYTKLVMPLKIIDSSTLPLNLTNHKWAKFRKTKAGVKLHLRLVFMEKGASYPEKAVITTANEHDRGQLEIMVDDKECMYVFDRGYLDYERFDRMTDGGYFFLSRLRKNAVIREVYDFKLPEDSAVLSDQMVLIGTTQNRAENYFRLLKVLDSKGNELHLITNRFDLNAEEISEMYKSRWAIELFFKWIKQHLSIKKFYGQSEWAIQNQVFIALIVFCLHVLVQLETNSKRKTLKISRYLRAALWKPAHIWLRKIEGKAIP, from the coding sequence ATGGACAAGATTACACGAAAAACTTCATTTGGACAATGGTTTTCACCAATTAATATTCAATTATTTGAAGAACAGGTGAAAACGATGAAATTAGATTACTATACGAAAAAATTAACGACAGAGTCTTTCCTAAAATTACTACTTTTTGCCCAGCTAGAAGAAATCGAAAGCCTGCATGCGCTAGGTGATTGTCTATTCGATGACCAACTTCAAAAAGGGATTGACCTTGATTCGATCAGTATTTCTCAGCTGTCACGGCGATTAAATGGCATGAACCCAGATCTATTTCAAAGGCTTTTCCTTGATTTGGTCGTACAAATTCATGCCAAGACACACTATACGAAACTGGTCATGCCGTTAAAAATCATTGATTCAAGCACATTGCCACTTAATTTGACCAATCATAAATGGGCAAAGTTCCGTAAGACAAAAGCCGGTGTGAAGTTGCATCTACGCCTTGTGTTTATGGAAAAAGGTGCGTCCTATCCAGAAAAAGCAGTCATAACAACGGCAAACGAACATGATCGTGGTCAACTTGAAATCATGGTCGATGACAAGGAATGCATGTATGTGTTTGACCGTGGCTATCTAGACTACGAGCGCTTTGATCGCATGACAGATGGCGGTTACTTTTTTCTATCAAGGCTAAGAAAAAACGCCGTTATACGGGAGGTTTATGATTTTAAACTACCCGAGGATTCCGCTGTTTTATCAGATCAAATGGTCCTGATTGGTACAACCCAAAACCGTGCTGAAAATTACTTTCGCCTTCTAAAAGTGCTTGATTCCAAAGGAAATGAACTCCATTTAATCACCAATCGCTTTGATTTGAACGCTGAAGAAATTTCAGAGATGTATAAATCAAGGTGGGCCATTGAGTTGTTTTTTAAATGGATCAAACAGCACCTTAGCATCAAAAAGTTCTACGGACAAAGCGAATGGGCCATTCAAAATCAAGTGTTTATCGCACTTATCGTTTTTTGCCTACATGTTCTTGTTCAACTTGAGACAAATAGTAAGCGAAAAACCTTAAAAATTAGCCGTTATCTACGGGCTGCCCTTTGGAAACCAGCCCATATTTGGCTCCGAAAAATTGAAGGAAAAGCCATTCCTTGA
- a CDS encoding fused MFS/spermidine synthase, which yields MQKKVYFNLFVFSFVIMGLEMTASRFVAPTFGNTVYTWGIVISIFLIGSSVGYTIGGFVADRNSNKTILLSLNLIGILLVTLIPTIKDITFPYLSPLPNEVGTTLGVTVLYLFPNLIFSIIVTVLMKVGLSDNTTGRVIGNLHTFSAVGSVLGTIVTTFWLIPVGNINTVIGILALMVFISSLFFYETKTRLEIILVVIPALFILLLFLDSKNEPVGEILYQDTSLYHEIVVYQTEYFDGKKGPFRYMNFGDDDTIQGLMEINYPDRLSLDYSKSIWEISETFRPDSQNVFMIGHGIGTLTQKFEKNGKKVKVAEIDKQVLEVSREYFGYEGDSVEIGDGRRILSKQLNKFDVMVLDAYNNTEQIPFHLISKEFFTLTSDKLDENGLLLVNAIGKTKGDELIKSMNSTLKSVYPYVSVYSFEDKKGIQNLTFVASKSKFDKNKIKQQKLFQIGEGEIILDENTKLRNVN from the coding sequence ATGCAAAAAAAAGTATATTTTAATTTATTCGTATTCAGTTTTGTTATTATGGGACTAGAAATGACCGCTTCAAGATTTGTTGCACCTACATTTGGTAATACAGTTTATACTTGGGGAATTGTAATTTCAATCTTTTTAATAGGATCTTCAGTGGGGTATACAATAGGTGGATTTGTAGCAGACAGAAATTCTAATAAAACAATATTACTTAGCCTTAATTTAATAGGAATACTGTTAGTAACTCTTATACCTACCATTAAGGATATAACATTTCCCTACCTTAGTCCTTTACCCAATGAGGTAGGTACAACGTTGGGGGTAACGGTTTTATATCTTTTCCCTAATTTAATCTTCAGCATCATTGTTACTGTCCTAATGAAGGTTGGGCTCAGTGATAATACTACTGGAAGAGTTATTGGAAATCTCCATACATTCTCTGCAGTAGGTAGTGTATTAGGAACTATTGTGACTACATTCTGGTTAATTCCCGTTGGAAATATTAATACTGTAATTGGTATATTAGCTTTAATGGTATTTATAAGTTCATTATTTTTTTATGAGACAAAAACACGCTTGGAAATTATATTAGTTGTAATACCAGCTCTCTTTATACTCCTGCTTTTTTTGGACTCTAAAAATGAGCCGGTTGGTGAAATATTATACCAGGACACTAGTTTATATCATGAAATTGTTGTCTATCAGACTGAATACTTTGATGGGAAAAAGGGACCTTTCCGATACATGAACTTCGGAGATGATGACACAATTCAAGGATTGATGGAGATAAATTACCCTGACCGACTTAGCTTGGACTATTCAAAAAGTATATGGGAAATATCAGAGACATTCAGACCAGATAGCCAAAACGTCTTTATGATTGGTCATGGTATAGGCACGCTGACACAAAAGTTTGAGAAGAATGGAAAAAAGGTAAAGGTTGCAGAAATAGATAAGCAGGTATTAGAGGTAAGTAGAGAATACTTTGGTTATGAAGGAGACAGCGTAGAAATCGGTGATGGTAGAAGAATTTTAAGTAAGCAACTAAATAAATTTGATGTTATGGTGTTAGATGCTTACAATAATACAGAGCAAATTCCATTTCACTTAATTTCAAAAGAATTTTTTACTTTAACAAGCGATAAACTAGATGAAAATGGGCTCCTACTTGTGAATGCTATTGGAAAAACAAAGGGAGACGAACTCATCAAGTCGATGAATTCTACATTAAAGTCGGTCTACCCATATGTATCCGTATATTCTTTTGAAGATAAAAAAGGTATTCAAAATCTGACATTTGTTGCTAGTAAGAGTAAGTTTGACAAGAATAAAATCAAGCAACAAAAGTTATTCCAAATTGGCGAGGGTGAAATAATCTTAGATGAGAATACCAAGTTAAGAAACGTAAACTAA
- a CDS encoding type II toxin-antitoxin system death-on-curing family toxin, with protein sequence MNFEYLTYEDLLAIHDLALERYGGLAGYEKGCVEAKAAMPQEGFGDFEYYPRLFLKAAVYMYFITINHCFKDGNKRTGYLAASTFLNLNGYKITVSNEELFNRCIEIADKNSRPLLEDVEIWLEKHSEIYYYQDDLD encoded by the coding sequence TTGAACTTTGAATATTTAACATATGAAGATTTATTAGCAATACATGATCTTGCACTAGAACGATACGGTGGTTTGGCAGGTTATGAAAAGGGTTGTGTAGAAGCAAAGGCTGCAATGCCACAAGAAGGGTTCGGCGATTTCGAATATTATCCTAGATTGTTTCTAAAAGCTGCAGTTTATATGTATTTCATTACTATTAATCATTGTTTTAAAGATGGAAACAAAAGAACTGGTTATTTAGCAGCTAGTACTTTTTTGAATTTGAATGGTTATAAAATTACCGTTTCAAATGAAGAGTTATTTAATAGATGTATAGAGATTGCTGACAAAAACTCTAGACCTTTACTAGAAGATGTTGAAATTTGGTTGGAAAAACATTCTGAGATTTATTATTACCAAGATGACCTTGATTAA
- a CDS encoding methyltransferase domain-containing protein, with protein sequence MSANINEVIIKRYNRVAKIYDYMDKMIRIEWRRDLLDLASKEVLEVGVGTGINLPLYPKGISSLTGVDFSSEMLNIAKQKAGSINQSHPTMFLEADIQDLPFEDHTFDTVVSTCVFCSVPDPIKGLKEIRRVCKPDGQILMLEHMRSENKIIGAIMDLLNPLPVKLWGANINRDTMNNIEAAGLSVISEKYLMGTIMRKLVLTPKK encoded by the coding sequence ATGTCAGCAAATATCAATGAAGTAATAATTAAACGATATAATAGAGTGGCAAAAATATATGATTACATGGATAAAATGATTAGAATAGAGTGGAGGCGGGACCTTTTGGACTTAGCTTCAAAAGAGGTATTAGAAGTTGGGGTAGGGACAGGTATTAACCTTCCACTATATCCAAAAGGAATATCATCATTAACTGGGGTGGATTTTAGCAGTGAGATGCTAAATATTGCCAAACAAAAGGCAGGGAGTATCAATCAATCTCACCCTACCATGTTTCTCGAGGCTGACATCCAAGACCTTCCTTTTGAAGACCATACATTTGATACTGTTGTTTCGACGTGTGTATTTTGTTCTGTCCCCGATCCTATAAAAGGGCTTAAAGAGATTAGAAGGGTATGCAAACCAGACGGGCAAATTCTAATGCTTGAACATATGAGGAGTGAGAACAAAATTATTGGTGCAATAATGGATCTATTAAATCCCCTTCCTGTAAAACTTTGGGGTGCAAACATTAACCGTGACACCATGAATAATATTGAGGCAGCCGGGTTATCAGTTATATCTGAAAAATACCTTATGGGAACAATCATGAGGAAACTTGTACTTACACCAAAGAAATAA
- a CDS encoding IS4 family transposase: MDQITRKTSFGQWFSPINLQLFEENVKTMKLDYYTKKLTTESFLKLLLFAQLQEIESLHALGDCLFDDQLQKGIDLDSISISQLSRRLNGINPDLFQRLFLDLVSQIHAKTHYTKLVMPLKIIDSSTLPLNLTNHKWAKFRKTKAGVKLHLRLVFMEKGISYPEKAVMTTAKEHDRGQLEIMVDDKECMYVFDRGYLDYERFDRMTDDSYFFLSRLRKNAVIRNVYDFKLPKDTAVLSDQMVLIGTTQNRAENYFRLLKVIDSKGNELHLITNRFDLSAEEISEMYKSRWAIELFFKWIKQHLSIKKFYGQSEWAIQNQVFIALIVFCLHVLVQIETRSKRKTLQISRYLRAALWKPANVWLRKIEGKAIP; this comes from the coding sequence ATGGACCAGATTACACGAAAAACTTCATTTGGACAATGGTTTTCACCTATAAATCTTCAATTATTTGAAGAAAACGTGAAAACGATGAAATTAGATTACTATACGAAAAAATTAACGACAGAGTCATTTCTAAAATTACTACTTTTTGCGCAGCTACAAGAAATTGAAAGTCTGCATGCGCTGGGTGATTGTCTTTTCGATGACCAGCTTCAAAAAGGGATAGACCTTGATTCTATTAGTATTTCTCAGTTGTCACGGCGGTTAAACGGCATAAACCCTGATCTATTTCAAAGGCTTTTCCTTGATTTAGTGTCACAAATTCATGCCAAAACGCATTACACGAAACTCGTGATGCCGTTAAAAATCATTGATTCAAGCACATTGCCACTTAATTTGACCAATCATAAATGGGCTAAATTCCGCAAAACAAAAGCAGGTGTAAAGTTACATTTGCGCCTTGTGTTTATGGAAAAGGGTATATCCTATCCTGAAAAGGCCGTTATGACAACGGCAAAAGAACATGACCGTGGTCAGCTTGAAATCATGGTGGATGACAAGGAATGCATGTATGTGTTTGACCGTGGTTATCTAGACTACGAGCGCTTTGATCGCATGACTGATGATAGCTACTTCTTTCTTTCACGGCTACGCAAAAATGCAGTCATACGGAACGTATACGATTTTAAGCTACCCAAGGATACAGCTGTTTTATCAGACCAAATGGTGTTGATAGGTACGACTCAAAACCGTGCTGAAAATTACTTTCGGCTTCTAAAAGTGATTGACTCAAAAGGAAATGAACTTCATTTAATTACAAATCGTTTTGATTTAAGCGCCGAAGAAATTTCAGAAATGTATAAATCACGGTGGGCCATTGAGCTGTTTTTTAAATGGATCAAACAACATCTCAGCATCAAAAAGTTCTACGGTCAAAGCGAATGGGCGATTCAAAATCAAGTATTTATCGCACTAATTGTTTTTTGCCTACATGTTCTCGTACAAATCGAGACCAGAAGCAAGCGAAAAACCTTACAGATTAGCCGTTATCTAAGGGCTGCATTGTGGAAACCAGCGAATGTTTGGCTTCGAAAGATTGAAGGAAAAGCCATCCCTTAA
- a CDS encoding cytochrome c oxidase assembly protein, with product MKGIIILIVFFISYLPRGVYASGIEDQHLELSSYTFFELWNPLLFISILLILRIYLFKIRKSKEIFVNGLGKVTFFCGLMIIFLALGSPLHILGDKYQFSAHMLEQSLIYIVMPPLVLLGLSEQMVTPIINFVKKYKIFIILRKPLISLLLFNVLFSFYHIPVIFDVLVSNTILHNITHIILTITAFFMWLPVVPPTKSLESLSALKKIAYLFGAGVLLTPACALIIFADSPMYTTYANAPQLFEALPPLDDQQLGGVIMKVIQEIMFGSIIGYVFFKWAKIESLKDYVPDKVFYK from the coding sequence ATGAAAGGAATCATAATTTTAATCGTATTTTTCATCTCATATCTTCCGAGAGGTGTATATGCTTCAGGTATAGAAGACCAGCACCTTGAACTTTCTAGTTATACTTTTTTTGAACTTTGGAACCCCTTACTTTTTATTTCAATCCTATTAATCCTTAGAATCTATCTTTTTAAAATACGAAAAAGCAAAGAAATTTTTGTTAATGGTTTAGGGAAAGTAACGTTCTTTTGCGGATTAATGATTATATTTCTCGCATTAGGAAGTCCTCTACATATTTTAGGTGACAAATATCAATTTAGTGCTCACATGCTTGAACAATCACTCATTTATATTGTTATGCCCCCTTTGGTTTTACTAGGCTTGTCAGAACAAATGGTTACACCGATTATCAACTTTGTTAAAAAATATAAGATATTTATAATCCTAAGGAAGCCCCTCATTTCTCTATTATTATTTAATGTTTTATTTTCGTTCTATCATATTCCGGTGATATTTGATGTATTAGTTTCAAATACTATACTGCATAATATTACTCACATAATTTTGACCATTACAGCATTTTTCATGTGGCTACCAGTTGTACCTCCAACAAAAAGCTTAGAATCTTTATCAGCTCTCAAGAAAATTGCTTATCTATTTGGGGCTGGAGTTTTACTCACGCCAGCATGTGCTCTAATTATCTTTGCGGATAGTCCTATGTATACGACATATGCTAATGCACCACAGCTTTTTGAAGCGTTACCTCCATTAGATGATCAACAGTTAGGTGGGGTAATTATGAAAGTTATTCAGGAGATTATGTTTGGCTCAATTATTGGTTATGTCTTTTTTAAGTGGGCAAAGATAGAAAGCTTAAAGGATTACGTTCCTGATAAAGTTTTTTATAAGTAA
- a CDS encoding murein hydrolase activator EnvC family protein: MKNTILSVSVLSLISLGVTLSESPIKALAETTKIEDLKEEKGEIDSKQNSVESEIDETEEKVNSLKSEQAKLDAEIKELDSSITKAEEQMLAKQKEISETETQIAALKEEIKVLEERIAKRNELLKNRARSFQENGSMISYIDVLTGARDFSEFIDRVELVATLMEADRDILREHKADKDQLETSKRDLEKKAESLQVMLKEIETLKQNLNTQKEEKDKLMASLQLEEEELENYKMNLEEEAQLLSSQESAIQKAIELEKKNQAAKQAQNAVSSGGGTSASAPATSAPSVSAPPVSNGSFTRPTSGVLTSGFGSRWGANHFGVDIAQKGTVPVVSAADGVVMNSYYSSSYGNVVFISHSIEGQVYTTVYAHMSSRLVSTGQTVSKGQQIGYQGNTGQSFGQHLHFELHKGSWNAGKTNAINPIGIVPL, translated from the coding sequence GTGAAAAATACAATATTATCAGTTTCGGTCCTATCTTTAATAAGTTTGGGCGTGACATTATCTGAATCTCCAATAAAAGCACTTGCTGAGACTACGAAAATAGAAGATTTAAAGGAAGAGAAGGGTGAAATAGATAGCAAACAAAATTCAGTTGAATCAGAAATAGATGAAACCGAAGAGAAAGTTAACAGTCTAAAGAGTGAACAAGCAAAATTGGATGCTGAAATAAAGGAATTAGACTCATCCATTACAAAAGCTGAAGAACAAATGCTTGCAAAACAGAAGGAGATAAGTGAAACCGAAACTCAAATTGCAGCATTGAAAGAGGAAATAAAGGTACTTGAAGAGAGAATAGCAAAGCGTAACGAACTTCTCAAAAATCGTGCCCGTTCTTTTCAAGAGAACGGTAGTATGATTAGCTATATTGATGTGCTAACAGGAGCTAGGGATTTCAGCGAGTTTATCGATCGAGTAGAACTAGTTGCAACTTTAATGGAAGCTGACAGAGATATCCTACGTGAACATAAAGCAGATAAAGATCAGTTGGAAACCTCAAAAAGGGACTTAGAAAAAAAAGCAGAAAGCCTCCAAGTGATGCTTAAAGAAATAGAAACATTGAAGCAAAACTTAAATACTCAAAAAGAGGAAAAAGATAAGTTAATGGCTTCCTTACAACTTGAAGAAGAAGAACTTGAAAATTATAAAATGAATCTTGAGGAAGAAGCACAGTTATTATCTTCTCAAGAATCCGCTATCCAAAAAGCTATTGAATTAGAGAAAAAGAATCAAGCAGCAAAACAAGCTCAAAATGCTGTAAGTAGCGGTGGTGGTACTTCTGCTTCAGCACCTGCTACTTCCGCACCTTCAGTTTCAGCTCCTCCTGTTTCAAATGGATCTTTTACGAGACCAACCAGCGGAGTTTTGACTTCAGGATTTGGTTCAAGATGGGGAGCTAATCATTTTGGTGTGGATATTGCACAAAAAGGCACAGTACCGGTTGTATCAGCAGCGGACGGAGTTGTAATGAATTCGTACTACTCATCGAGCTATGGTAATGTTGTTTTTATCTCCCATTCTATTGAAGGACAAGTATACACCACCGTATATGCTCATATGAGTAGTAGATTAGTAAGTACAGGTCAAACTGTCTCGAAGGGTCAACAAATCGGTTACCAAGGAAATACAGGCCAGTCTTTTGGACAACACTTACATTTCGAGCTCCATAAAGGATCCTGGAATGCAGGAAAAACAAATGCTATAAACCCTATTGGTATTGTTCCTCTATAA